The sequence below is a genomic window from Lepus europaeus isolate LE1 chromosome 9, mLepTim1.pri, whole genome shotgun sequence.
TCACTTTCCTGGAGGCCTCCCACTTTGCCCAGGAGAACGAGCTGATATTCTTGGAAACGAGCGCTCTCTGGGGTGAGAACGTGGAGGAGGCCTTCCTGAAGTGCGACTGCACCATCCTCAACAAGATCGACCCAGGCAAGCTGGACCCGGAGAGGATGGGCTCAGGCATCCAGTATGGCGACGCCTCACTTCACCCGCTGTGGCAGCCGCGGAGCGCCCAGGCTGTGACCCCTCAGCCCGGTGGCTGCTGAGACCTGCGGAGCCAGCTTACCTGTTCCCCAGGACCAGCCCTGTCCTTCTGGCTGGGGCCCACATCCGGGCCCCAGGAAgccgtgtcccagctgccctggcccCAGAGAAGCTGCCCCACCACCTGTCCCCCTTCCCTGGCCTGGTGGGCCTGGCTTTGGGGCAAGACTGAGCCATGGGGAAAGGGGGAACCTGTGTCCCCCCGGGATCCCTAACCATACCCCAAGAGCTCCCAAAGCCTGAGACTAGGGCCATTCGGCCCGCAGTCCCCGCCTGGCCCTGTTGTCACCAGTACGTGTTATTTATTACCTGGAGGCCTGTCCCTTCCCCTCCCGACCCCCATAAAGCGttgtttaccaaaaaaaaatgcagatgatTTTATGACTCAGGATTCTATTAGGATTGCTCTAGCTTGGACATAGCagcaaacacatacacaaatctCATTCACCTCATCAGTGTAATTGTCAACAGCTACCAGACCAAATTCCACAAAAAAGCAAGGTGAGTGGATGTCTGCTCTGTAGCCAATATTTTGGGAAATATACCTCATTGGtaccaaaatacacacacacacacacacgatttcaAACGAATTAAAAAATCCCACATTTTTTAGAAGTCAAACTACTGATTCAGGCACTCTTCTTGGAAATTTGTACAGCTTCAAAGACTCTCCTACCAAAAGCCAACtacaatgaaaacatttttcttaaaaattaaggaCTTTATGTACTAGAGTGTATTCTTTGAATAATATGTACTATTATTTTATGCAATGAGTAATATAATCTATTATTCATAGTCTGTAGAACACTAAACACTAAACTCCAAGGTAACATGTTACTTGTATATTCTTTGATACAACCTGTATTTTGCAAATTTACCTGATGATAAAAAAATCACCTTGAGACTGTCATGAAGCCTGTTCTTCCTGGCCCCTCCCGGTGCCTGCAGAGTTAGAATCTCTGGAGTAGGACTTTATCTTTTATGACAGGTTACCTAGGTGTGATACATaggcctgtggcatcagcatcagTGGGAGATGGGCGGGTACTGTGAGAAATCCAAGTTAACACATTTTTGAATGTCTTTGAATCAGAAGTTCTCTGGTTAGGGGCTCACCAATCTGTCTTTTAACAGGCCTTCCCCATGACAGTGAAGTCCCTAAACTTTGTGAACTACTGGCCTATGGTGTGGTTAGTCACAGCCTACCAGGAGGCTCCCTGACTTCAGTGTCACCTGAAAGCTCATGAGAAATGCAATCTCTCAGATGCCATCCCATCCATCTGAAGCAAAATCTGTCCTTGAACATCCCCAGGTGATTAGCAGGGCCACTGAGGTCTGAAACCATTGTTCTTT
It includes:
- the LOC133766254 gene encoding ras-related protein Rab-4B-like, with product HDITSRETCNSLAAWLTAVRTPASPNIVVILCGNKKDLDPEREVTFLEASHFAQENELIFLETSALWGENVEEAFLKCDCTILNKIDPGKLDPERMGSGIQYGDASLHPLWQPRSAQAVTPQPGGC